A section of the Flavobacteriales bacterium genome encodes:
- a CDS encoding DUF192 domain-containing protein — MNRVKYLIVALIAVGLTACESDSGSSTGSDRKESGRSEVRPTGPQFKKEGELYLVKAAGDTIRKIDIEIADIESERTIGLMHRWSMPDTQGMLFIFEEEEPRSFWMHNTLMGLDILYIQQDGTIESIAKYCVPKSDKSIPSKGPATYVLELIDGFCDIHGVEVGDKIDFKRTDGK, encoded by the coding sequence ATGAATAGAGTGAAGTATTTGATAGTTGCGCTTATTGCTGTGGGATTAACGGCCTGCGAAAGCGATTCTGGCAGTTCTACAGGTTCTGACAGAAAGGAGTCGGGCAGGAGCGAAGTAAGACCTACGGGGCCTCAGTTCAAGAAAGAAGGTGAGTTGTATTTGGTGAAGGCCGCTGGCGACACCATTCGCAAGATTGACATCGAAATTGCAGACATCGAAAGCGAACGCACTATCGGCTTGATGCATCGCTGGAGTATGCCTGATACGCAAGGAATGTTGTTCATTTTCGAGGAAGAAGAACCCCGCTCGTTTTGGATGCACAACACGCTGATGGGCCTCGATATTCTTTATATCCAGCAAGACGGCACCATCGAAAGCATTGCTAAATACTGTGTGCCAAAATCGGATAAATCCATTCCATCCAAAGGACCAGCAACCTACGTGCTCGAACTCATTGATGGCTTCTGTGACATTCACGGAGTTGAGGTAGGGGACAAGATTGATTTCAAACGAACTGATGGCAAATAA
- a CDS encoding HupE/UreJ family protein yields MLVTYLQLGFEHITDLRGYDHMLFLLALCAAYQYFEWKKILVLVTAFTVGHSVTLALAVLNIIPVNAAWIEFLIPVTIAATAAKNLIAKQEKAAMATYLMALGFGLIHGMGFSNYLRSLLGNELLMPLFAFNIGIELGQLLVVSIIFLVQFALEKTISVKHHHWNVLISIVSGGISLLLAAQRIPL; encoded by the coding sequence GTGCTGGTAACTTATCTACAACTCGGCTTTGAGCACATAACCGACCTGCGGGGATATGATCATATGCTCTTCCTTTTGGCGTTGTGTGCGGCCTATCAGTATTTCGAATGGAAAAAGATTCTCGTGCTTGTCACGGCTTTTACGGTAGGGCATTCGGTAACGCTCGCCTTGGCTGTTCTCAACATCATTCCTGTAAATGCTGCATGGATTGAGTTTCTCATTCCTGTTACGATTGCGGCAACGGCAGCCAAAAACCTCATAGCCAAGCAGGAAAAAGCTGCCATGGCCACATATCTTATGGCGCTCGGTTTCGGTCTCATACACGGAATGGGCTTTTCAAACTATCTCCGTTCGCTTTTGGGTAATGAATTGCTGATGCCACTTTTTGCCTTCAACATAGGCATTGAGCTGGGTCAATTGCTGGTGGTTTCCATCATTTTCCTCGTGCAATTTGCGCTCGAAAAGACAATAAGTGTTAAACACCACCATTGGAACGTATTGATTTCCATAGTCTCGGGAGGCATTTCCTTACTTTTGGCCGCCCAGCGAATTCCGCTATAA
- a CDS encoding M1 family metallopeptidase, which yields MKRIFIFLFLLSPFFLFSQENNSASKFAQLGQELPTPNVYRTASGAPGHEYYQQQVDYDMDIELDDATQRLYGTSTITYWNNSPDELTYLWLQLDQNMRAKDSDTKKISTASMKDKMGFGDLARLHNDFDGGFKMEFVKDAAGSELPYTIVNTMMRIDLPKPLKAKGKTTVKLKWWYNINDRMEIGGRSGYEFFPEDGNYLYTIAQFFPRLCVYNEVEGWQHKQFLGSGEFALPFGDYKVNITVPADHIVGATGFCQNYSQVLTATQMEKFNQAKTATEPVIIVTQKDAEENEKEGTKEKKTWTYKATNVRDFAFASSRKFIWDAMGVDIAGKKVMAMSYYPKEGNPLWEQYSTRVVAHTLRTYSKYTIDYPYPVAISVHADQIGMEYPMICFNFGRPEKDGTYTDNTKNRMIGVITHEVGHNFFPMIINSDERQWTWMDEGLNSFVEYLTEIEWDKDFPARRGPAPNIVDYMKGDKNGMVPIMTNSESILQFGNNAYGKPATALNILRETVLGRELFDYAFKEYARRWAFKHPSPADLFRTMEDASGVDLDWFWRGWFYTTDHVDQSLDAVKWYKPDTQNPSVEKPIAKKKDEAKEQYISDIRNKDAYKSVVEKDAKARDFYNNEYDPFKWTILDSEDYDRYVARLDDEEKALVNSNLNYYQIDISSPGELLMPVILELEFTDGTKETHRIPAEIWKTNDKNVSKVFFSEKELVRVVLDPTLETADIDRSNNYWPPKQEPTRFELFKGSDRPSENPMQRAKRAAAKGK from the coding sequence ATGAAACGAATTTTCATTTTTCTTTTTCTTCTTTCTCCATTTTTCCTCTTCTCACAGGAGAACAACAGCGCGAGCAAGTTTGCACAACTAGGACAAGAATTACCGACACCGAATGTTTATCGAACAGCAAGTGGCGCTCCTGGGCATGAGTATTATCAGCAGCAGGTAGATTATGACATGGACATTGAATTGGACGATGCCACACAGCGTTTGTACGGCACCAGCACCATCACGTACTGGAATAATTCTCCAGACGAACTGACCTATCTGTGGCTGCAATTGGATCAAAATATGCGTGCAAAAGACAGCGACACAAAAAAGATCAGCACCGCATCAATGAAGGATAAAATGGGATTTGGTGACCTCGCCAGATTGCACAATGATTTCGATGGCGGCTTTAAGATGGAATTTGTGAAAGACGCTGCTGGAAGCGAGCTTCCTTACACAATTGTGAACACTATGATGCGAATTGACCTTCCGAAACCGTTGAAGGCAAAAGGCAAGACAACCGTTAAACTGAAGTGGTGGTACAACATCAACGACCGCATGGAAATTGGTGGACGTTCTGGCTATGAGTTTTTCCCAGAAGATGGAAATTACCTCTACACGATTGCGCAGTTTTTCCCACGACTTTGCGTGTACAACGAAGTAGAAGGCTGGCAGCACAAGCAGTTTTTGGGAAGCGGTGAGTTTGCGCTTCCTTTCGGTGATTACAAGGTGAATATCACTGTTCCTGCCGATCACATTGTAGGAGCAACAGGCTTCTGTCAAAACTACAGCCAGGTGTTGACAGCAACGCAAATGGAGAAGTTCAATCAAGCGAAAACTGCCACCGAACCGGTAATTATCGTTACGCAGAAAGACGCGGAAGAGAACGAGAAGGAAGGAACGAAAGAGAAGAAAACATGGACGTATAAAGCCACAAATGTTCGAGATTTCGCTTTTGCGTCTTCACGTAAGTTCATTTGGGATGCCATGGGAGTTGATATCGCTGGTAAAAAGGTGATGGCCATGAGTTATTATCCGAAGGAAGGAAATCCGCTTTGGGAGCAATATTCTACAAGAGTTGTAGCGCACACACTCAGAACCTACAGCAAATACACCATCGATTATCCTTATCCAGTGGCGATTTCGGTTCATGCAGACCAGATTGGAATGGAGTATCCGATGATCTGTTTCAACTTCGGAAGACCCGAGAAAGATGGAACCTACACCGACAACACCAAGAATCGAATGATCGGTGTGATCACGCACGAAGTAGGTCATAACTTCTTCCCGATGATCATCAATTCGGACGAGCGCCAATGGACATGGATGGACGAAGGCTTGAATTCGTTTGTGGAATATCTTACCGAAATTGAATGGGACAAGGATTTCCCAGCACGTAGAGGCCCAGCACCGAATATTGTCGATTACATGAAAGGCGATAAGAATGGAATGGTGCCGATCATGACCAATAGCGAAAGCATTCTTCAGTTCGGGAATAACGCTTACGGAAAGCCAGCTACCGCTTTGAATATTCTTCGTGAGACCGTTCTTGGCCGTGAATTGTTCGATTATGCTTTCAAGGAATATGCAAGACGTTGGGCGTTCAAACACCCATCACCAGCAGACCTTTTTCGCACAATGGAAGATGCTTCGGGCGTTGATCTCGATTGGTTCTGGAGAGGTTGGTTCTATACTACCGATCATGTAGACCAAAGTTTGGATGCGGTGAAATGGTATAAGCCTGACACACAGAATCCAAGCGTTGAGAAGCCTATCGCCAAGAAGAAAGATGAGGCTAAAGAGCAATATATTAGCGATATCCGCAACAAGGATGCCTATAAAAGCGTGGTGGAAAAAGACGCGAAAGCACGCGATTTCTACAATAATGAGTATGACCCGTTCAAATGGACGATTCTTGACAGTGAAGATTACGACCGCTACGTGGCTCGGTTGGATGATGAGGAAAAGGCGCTCGTCAACTCAAATCTGAATTATTACCAGATTGATATTTCATCTCCAGGTGAATTGCTGATGCCTGTAATTCTTGAATTGGAATTCACTGACGGAACGAAGGAAACACACCGAATTCCTGCCGAGATCTGGAAGACCAACGATAAGAATGTGAGCAAGGTTTTCTTCTCGGAGAAAGAACTCGTTCGTGTGGTGCTTGACCCAACTTTGGAAACAGCAGATATCGATAGAAGCAATAACTATTGGCCGCCAAAGCAAGAGCCAACACGATTTGAGCTTTTCAAAGGCAGCGATCGCCCTTCGGAGAATCCAATGCAACGGGCCAAACGTGCTGCCGCAAAGGGTAAGTAA
- a CDS encoding type II toxin-antitoxin system HipA family toxin → MVVAEVNLWGIRVGAVAWNELTNHGVFEFEPDFLKLDLDISPLKMPLAEAQNGKRIFSFPRLNTETFQGLPGLLADSLPDKFGNRLIEEWLARKGRTVQSMNPIEKLCYIGARGMGALEFKPSLARYDKPSEPLQVDELVRLASDILHQRNSLETNLEKPENHGIEDIIRVGTSAGGARAKAVIAFNPETGDVRSGQAQHSEGFDYWIIKFDGVNNDLLGDPQGYGRIEFAYHLMAKESGIKMMECRLLEEHGRAHFMTKRFDRVGNEKLHMQTLCGIAHFDYNMPNVYSYEQAFQVMRQLRLPYPDAEELFRRMAFNVISFNCDDHTKNISFLMDKRGEWRLSPAYDVTYAYHPENRWLKQHQMAVNGKRENIYRGDLLKVASEMNIKKPLEIISAVHEAAAKWNGFAEQAGIPENQASAIGNLINP, encoded by the coding sequence ATGGTAGTAGCCGAGGTAAATCTTTGGGGTATCCGTGTTGGAGCCGTGGCATGGAATGAACTCACCAATCATGGTGTTTTCGAATTCGAGCCCGATTTCCTGAAATTGGATCTCGACATTTCCCCGCTAAAAATGCCTTTGGCTGAGGCACAGAACGGTAAGCGAATCTTCTCATTCCCTAGGCTCAATACCGAAACATTCCAGGGTTTGCCTGGGCTTTTGGCCGATAGTCTTCCCGATAAGTTCGGTAACCGACTGATTGAAGAATGGTTGGCCCGAAAAGGTCGCACGGTTCAAAGCATGAACCCGATAGAAAAGCTGTGCTACATCGGTGCGCGCGGAATGGGCGCATTGGAGTTCAAGCCATCTTTAGCGCGTTACGATAAACCTTCAGAACCGCTTCAAGTAGACGAACTGGTGCGATTGGCAAGCGACATCCTTCATCAACGGAATTCCCTCGAAACCAATTTGGAGAAGCCAGAAAATCACGGCATCGAAGACATTATCCGTGTAGGAACTTCCGCTGGCGGTGCACGCGCAAAGGCCGTGATTGCTTTCAATCCAGAAACGGGAGATGTTCGTTCTGGTCAGGCGCAGCATTCCGAAGGCTTCGATTATTGGATCATCAAATTCGATGGTGTGAACAATGATCTATTAGGCGACCCGCAAGGTTACGGACGCATTGAATTTGCGTATCACCTCATGGCAAAAGAAAGTGGCATCAAGATGATGGAATGCCGATTGCTTGAAGAACATGGTCGAGCACATTTTATGACGAAACGATTTGACCGCGTAGGTAACGAAAAACTACACATGCAGACGCTGTGCGGCATCGCGCATTTCGATTACAATATGCCCAATGTGTATTCATACGAACAGGCATTTCAGGTAATGCGACAGCTACGATTGCCCTATCCTGATGCAGAAGAATTGTTCCGTAGAATGGCGTTCAACGTCATCTCTTTTAATTGTGATGACCACACGAAGAACATTTCATTCCTGATGGACAAGCGTGGCGAATGGCGGCTTTCGCCAGCGTATGATGTGACCTACGCTTACCATCCGGAAAATCGTTGGCTAAAACAGCATCAAATGGCCGTGAACGGAAAACGCGAGAACATCTATCGAGGAGACCTATTGAAAGTGGCCAGCGAAATGAACATCAAGAAACCGCTGGAGATCATATCGGCTGTTCACGAAGCCGCGGCCAAGTGGAACGGATTTGCAGAACAAGCAGGAATTCCAGAAAATCAGGCTTCCGCCATCGGTAACTTGATCAACCCCTAA
- a CDS encoding helix-turn-helix transcriptional regulator — protein MSDNAIVNHICSQLRQLRLNQNITQEQLAERSGLGRATISRIEKGQAISLLTLVQLLRALNRLDLLETFQQVTPEISPLQLLKEQKPQRYRASGKRHTSDKGTSEW, from the coding sequence ATGAGTGACAATGCTATTGTGAACCACATCTGTTCACAGTTGCGCCAACTACGTCTCAACCAAAACATCACGCAAGAACAACTCGCGGAGCGTTCGGGGCTAGGTCGTGCCACCATCAGTCGCATCGAAAAAGGGCAAGCTATTTCGCTGCTCACCTTGGTGCAATTGCTTCGTGCGCTGAACCGATTGGACCTGCTTGAGACATTTCAACAGGTAACGCCAGAAATCAGTCCGCTTCAATTATTGAAGGAACAAAAACCTCAACGCTACCGCGCTTCAGGCAAACGTCATACCTCCGATAAAGGAACTTCAGAATGGTAG
- a CDS encoding GreA/GreB family elongation factor, producing the protein MKQGIYNRCWEIASEKANSLEAEMASMRQAVQTESKSTAGDKHETGRAMIHLEQEKLHQQLAEAQQLLAELEQIKPDQPCETVQKGALVKTNRTTFYIAIGLGKINTDEKDIFVVSSQSPIGKQMLGKRLGESFNMNGTEYVITSVE; encoded by the coding sequence GTGAAACAGGGAATCTACAATCGTTGTTGGGAAATAGCTTCTGAAAAGGCGAACTCCTTGGAAGCGGAAATGGCATCCATGCGCCAAGCCGTGCAGACAGAAAGCAAAAGCACTGCTGGAGATAAGCACGAAACGGGTCGTGCTATGATTCATTTGGAACAGGAAAAACTGCACCAGCAATTAGCAGAAGCACAGCAATTGCTTGCGGAACTCGAACAGATAAAACCAGATCAACCTTGCGAAACCGTTCAGAAAGGAGCGTTAGTGAAAACCAATCGCACCACATTTTATATTGCTATAGGTTTGGGTAAGATCAACACGGACGAAAAGGACATTTTCGTGGTTTCTTCGCAATCGCCCATCGGAAAACAGATGTTGGGAAAACGTTTGGGAGAAAGCTTCAACATGAATGGAACGGAATATGTAATCACTTCTGTAGAATAA